Within the Arachis duranensis cultivar V14167 chromosome 10, aradu.V14167.gnm2.J7QH, whole genome shotgun sequence genome, the region CATCCAATATAATTTTGACAATAGTCTCTTCTTTAAAAATCCTGCCCCTGCTGGGTAGGTTCAAAATGCATATTAAGACTCCCATTGATGAGCTCAACAAAATTCCTCAtcagtcattcaatcctagaCATCGCAAAATAAATACTGGTTTGGTTTTCACTATAAATATTGCCAAAATTCTTTGcctatttaatttgaaatttgatcttttataaaaaaaaatctttagtTAGGCATACTATTCGATGATACATTTATATTAAACTGTAAGTTATAACTATTAataatggtaaaaaaaaaaaaaaaattcaaaccagCACATATACACTTGCAAGATCATTCGAAAGTGCGTGCACCCTAAAATTTCACATAAACGttagttttttctattttctctctttaaCTTTTAAGATACAATGCAAAGTATCTGCCAATATTATTAACTTTAAGTAAAATACATTAAGAAATGGTTTTCCAATAAAATAGAATCGTGTGTATATAGCTATATATAACAGTAAAGTAACAGTATGCTTCGAGCGGTTTgcatttgataaaaatatttaattattattattattggaataaataaaGGTCTCAAGATGCAAGCTCCAAACACTACAATCCAATGGAGAAGCGCGCGTCATCCACTGATAGAAGATAAAAGTTGTACGAGCCAGAAGGATGATGTTAACAGTAacacatatttaaaatattcatattcatataataattaaaaaagaatacgATATANNNNNNNNNNNNNNatacaataaaatttttatataattatttaattatattcataATTTACGAAATAATTATTTGTATGTATAAAATTTGTGTTCTTAAACCGTGGATGCACAAAAACTAAAGccataataaaagaataaataaattgattaatGCGAAACTTTATGCCTACAATTACTAGATACAAAATGCATAACCTCTCATCACATTATCATTTGATACAAGACAATGTTCTTTTATTAactatatacaaaaattatatactaaattaattattcatataaaatatatattaaaattatataaaataatatatatttatatgccatttttgccaaaaaaatttaataataagttttttgtatatgtataacattctttttattaaaaatctgATTAATCTAATTCAgcctttaaaattttcaaaatttcagaaAGAATTATAGGTATCTTAAAAGCTAATTTAAAACGCTTAGATCCCGAAATACTTATGAGTTATCACTTTGAGGAATCCAGTGACTATAGATAAAAACTAAATTCCAAACTAATTAAGTTGTACGTTACATTAATGGATCCCCTTTTGCTTTTCCTTCCTTATCCTGGCTTTAGTCACTCTCAAATGTATAGAGACtccgagagagagagagagagagaagaaaatacataaaatgTANNNagaaatgatatttttatcaCTGTATATTGTTTGTTTGTGtatattcttttatattttattaattaatttttaatatcaaaaataaaaaagtatacaaaaaaatataagacaTATATGATGATTACTCTTCAAAAGTTGAACAAGTCAAATAACGGAAGTACGGGGTCACTGATTCACTGGAGTCGCGTAGACTTTGCTACTTGGCTGCTTCCAATTGTTCAAAAATCGCCACCCAATACTTTTCAAGCTTTCTTTCTTCGTAGCAACTACCAAGCAATCAGAACAACGGTCTCACCTCATTAATTCTTCATAATCTCACTGATTCCTTTTGCTCCAAACCTCATCTGCAATTGAACACTCGACTCTCCTTGTTCAACCATGAACTTGAAGAGTTATACGTATAGCATAACCTCTGCCATATCCACCCTCCTTTATGTTTCTTTCTTGTTCCTCTCGGACTTGGCCATATCTATTGAAGCTTATGTTCCAGTTGATAGCTTCACTGTCAACTGTGGCTCAACTGGCAATTTCTCCGACGGTGAAAGGTCATGGAGCGGAGACACAGACTCAAAGTTCTTAACTCTTCAAGACACAAAAACCATCGTTGCTCAACCAGCCACACAACCTTCTCCGAACAAAGTTCCATATACCAGTGCTCGCTTGTCTAACTCTGAATTCAGTTACTCCTTCCCAGTCACAGCTGGCCGGAAATTTGTTCGTCTCTTCTTCTACCCTGCTTCTTACGCTGGCTTTGACCGTCATAACGCCTTCTTCACGGTCAAATCCGAGGGGTTCACACTCCTTAAGGATTTCAACGCTTCGCTTAACGCCGATGCTTCAAACAGCGACACCATCTTTAAAGAATACATCATCAACGTGGATGATGGGCAGAGGATCAACCTAACCTTCACTCCAAACACATCCCATCCAAATTCTTACGCGTTTGTGAATGGAATTGAAGTGGTGGCCATGCCCAGTGATCTCTACTTCACTGAACCCAGCGGACAACAAGTTGTATTTGTGGGTTATCCAGGTGTCCCATACAATATGCAAAACAGTAGCGCCCTGCAGACAGACTACAGGATCAAAGTTGGCGGCAATACAATCACACCTAAAGCTGATACTGGCATGCTCCGGAATTGGGCAGGAGATGATGCTGATTATTTAAGAACGCCAAGTGCTCTGTATATGCTATCCGCTGATGAGACCGGAAAGATGAACATCACTGTGAGTCCTGATTATGAAGCACCCATTGAACTCTACAGAACATCACGTTATATGGGCAAGAATGGAACCCTCAACCAAATGATAAATTTGACCTGGGAGTTTCCTGTTGATTCTGGCTTCACCTACATGCTCAGGCTTCACTTTTGCGAGCTAGACCCAAACATTACTAAAACCGGTGACAGAGTGTTCAACATCTACATAGCAGGCCAGTTGGCGGAGGACCGTGCCAATGTTCTAAGATGGAGCAAGCAAAAGGGAATTGCTGTACAGAGAGACTATGCAGTTACGATCCCAGGGACTACTCAAGACAAGTTTAACCTTTCACTCCAAATGCACCCTTCATCATTCGTATGGTACAGCGACCCTTTCTTGAACGGCCTTGAAATCTTCAAGATTAGTGACCCCGCTTCGAACAGCCTCGCCGGGCTGAACCCGAACCTGTCCAGTGTCCCGGGTCAACCCAACCCGCCAAAGTCAACCAACTCAAAGAGCAGCAACAAGGCGACTATAATCGGTGTCGTGGTGGGCGCAGCATGTGGCGTCGTTTTGCTCTCTGCTATCGCCTTCTTCCTCCTCAGCCGTCGCAACAAGCCAAAGACGAGCGTTATCCTGAAGGACTCAAAGTCCAACAACACCTCCAAGTGGGGCCCACTCTCCTTCGCCACGACCAAGTCAACCAGCACACAGAAATCCTCACTCCCCTCCGATCTCTGCCGCCACTTCTCCCTCGTCGAGATCCGCGCCGCCACAAACAACTTCGACGACCTCTTCATCGTCGGTGCCGGAGGATTCGGCCACGTGTACAAGGGCTATATCGACGGCGGAACCACCCCCGTCGCCATCAAGCGCCTCAAGCCAGGTTCCCAGCAGGGAGAACACGAGTTCATGAACGAGATCGAGATGCTCTCGCAGCTTCGCCACCTTCATCTCGTTTCGCTAATCGGTTACTGCAACGAGAGCAACGAGATGATCCTCGTCTACGATTTCATGGACCGTGGAACCCTCCGCGACCATCTCTACAACACCGAAAACCCTTCCATCAAATGGAAGCAGCGGTTACAGATCTGCATCGGTGCAGCGCGTGGACTACACTACCTTCATACAGGCGCGAAGCACACGATCATCCACCGAGACGTGAAAACCACGAATATCTTGTTGGATGATAAGTGGGTGGCTAAGGTTTCTGATTTTGGCTTATCGAGAATTGGGCCTACCGGTAATACTAAAGCCCATGTGAGCACGGTAGTGAAGGGTAGCGTTGGGTATTTGGATCCGGAGTACTATAAACGACAGCGTTTAACGGAGAAGTCTGACGTGTACTCTTTTGGTGTGGTGTTGTTTGAGATACTATGCGCAAGGCCGCCTCTGATCCGTACGGCTGAGAAGAAACAGGTGTCGCTTGTTGATTGGGCGAGGCACTGCTGGAACAACGGGTCGTTGGGTCAGATTGTGGACCCCGCTTTGAAAGGCTCTATTGCTCCCGAGTGTTTGAGGAAGTTCGGTGAGATTGCTGTTAGTTGTTTGTTGGATGATGGAACGCTGAGGCCGTCCATGAACGACGTCGTTTGGATGCTGGAGTTTGCGTTGCAGCTTCAAGAGAGTGCGGAGCAGCGTGACCGTGCGATTGGGATTGAGGTGCctgatggtgatgatgaggaggatCGTGCggttgagaagagagaagagagtgaTGACATGTTTAGTAGTGGAACCAGCGTTGGGCAAGTTTCTGATTTTAACAAGAGTAGTGGTGTGAGTATGATGAGTAGTAGTGGAGATAATAGTTATGGTAAGGACACTGATAAGTTTTTGTCTGGGACTGTTTTCTCTGAGATTATGGATCCAAAGGCTCGCTGACGCGAAAATCAAACGCCAACAAATTCCATAATTGGTTGCGCTTACTTTTTTGAGTTATATGGTTAGTCTATGTTGGAAGCTGCTTTTAAGATTCTATATGAATTAATTGCTCCTATTTCTTCTATATAATAAAAGACGTGTAAGATTCTCTTGGTAAATGGCATTGGTAGGATATGATATTGAGAAAGTATATTTGCACAAAAATTGTAGAGGTTAATAATGGAACTATATGGCATGCAATAATGGACAATTTTTGTTTCACTGCTTAATGTGGTGAACAAGCTTGTGAACTAGTTCCAGCCTGAAAATGAAAGATTCAACATGTTTAATCTGTTGCGATTTTAGAAAGCAAGAGTGGAATTAATCACTTTACTTACCACGCAAGAATCAACATTATCACATCCGCATAAGAGCTTCCCATTTAGCATGTCCACAGCTTGAAACGCTCCTCCTCCTTCACTCTTCTGTTCAATAACCCCAAAGTTAGTAGTttaacaactaaaaaaaaaagatagaagaGAAAAAGTGAAACTATCTCTATTCCCCGTACCTTGTAATAATCAACAGCAACGAAATTCGCCCATCGATTGCCGGCGGCACCATGACAAGTTTGCAGCATGTCAATAAGAGATGCAGAATTATCTGAACAAGTAACTGGCTTAAGCAGAACTGAATGAAAGTAATTAACCAACACTAGGGATTTGCTTTTGTCATCAAGATTTGATGATTCTGCCCTGTTTGGGCAGCTACCTGTTTTTCTTCCACCATCTCCATCTGCGGAACTCAGTAAGTCAAGATCACCAAACTGAAAATTGAGAATGGAATCAAGCAAGAACATTGTATGTGTTAAGAATGAAAAGAGTTATAGTGGATGGTGTTTTTGATACACTGATTTTCAACCATGTAATTCCATTGGTAAGCAATGCCTTCGCTTTGTTCCTTAGACTTGACTGAAGTGAACACAATTAATCTTTGGTTTTCAGCAACCATATCACTCACTAGAGGCCAATCGCCGCCGTTTCTCGGCATATTGGTAACCGGAAACCAAAATTTCATCAGGCCGGCGTCACTAAAGACCTTTTTCAATCCGTTTTGTGTATGAACGTAATCTTCCAATATGAGTGTGACAATTTCTGATGGGTTAGCTGATAAGAAAGCTTCAATTTCCTTCAATGTACCTATAGCTGGTTCCTACTAGTATAAAAAGGTGCTAATTTATAAGAAAAGGTCAAGAAGAAAACATAACTAGTGAGAAATAGTTACACAATTACATACAAAAGCGGTGTAGTCATGGCACTGGCCTTGAGATGAATGGCATAACCAAACATCTCCATCAAAAGCGTACATGTCTAGCATTAGTCCCCGAACTCCATTCTACAAATGAAAAACAATGATGGTAAAACAAAAATTGTGACCTTATAAACTATGCTTAGTTATAAGAAAGAATCATAACACAGATAGTAAAAAAGTGTGacccaagcatgtcctcatcttttaaaaatttttaactataaCCAAACACAATACAGTACAAATTTTTGTGTCTCTGTATCCCTGTGGGCACGGTCCCAAAAAGGAACTAAAGATGGCCCAAGCATGCACAAAAAGTTATTAGCAGTTAATGGCATACACTTAGCTGGTGCGTTATGCTGTCCTCTTGATTAGTGATGGTTACTCGAGGAACTCCTGTTTGAGAAGGTTCTCCATCAATTGCAAAAGCGTTGTGTGTTGTTAAATATGCATATTTGTTGAATGGAAGAGAGTTATTCTGttaggagaaaaaaaagagagacaaACAATGAACAACAGATGAAGACAAATAGTCATAA harbors:
- the LOC107471349 gene encoding PI-PLC X domain-containing protein At5g67130-like isoform X2 yields the protein MGSLLFLLLVIFPLCNDAAADCSKGDCMLLHNCSSNDDCGAGLYCFSCTLGFSGSKCVRSSTTDQFKLINNSLPFNKYAYLTTHNAFAIDGEPSQTGVPRVTITNQEDSITHQLSNGVRGLMLDMYAFDGDVWLCHSSQGQCHDYTAFEPAIGTLKEIEAFLSANPSEIVTLILEDYVHTQNGLKKVFSDAGLMKFWFPVTNMPRNGGDWPLVSDMVAENQRLIVFTSVKSKEQSEGIAYQWNYMVENQYGDGGRKTGSCPNRAESSNLDDKSKSLVLVNYFHSVLLKPVTCSDNSASLIDMLQTCHGAAGNRWANFVAVDYYKKSEGGGAFQAVDMLNGKLLCGCDNVDSCVAGTSSQACSPH
- the LOC107471349 gene encoding PI-PLC X domain-containing protein At5g67130-like isoform X3; protein product: MGSLLFLLLVIFPLCNDAAADCSKGDCMLLHNCSSNDDCGAGLYCFSCTLGFSGSKCVRSSTTDQFKLINNSLPFNKYAYLTTHNAFAIDGEPSQTGVPRVTITNQEDSITHQLSNGVRGLMLDMYAFDGDVWLCHSSQGQCHDYTAFEPAIGTLKEIEAFLSANPSEIVTLILEDYVHTQNGLKKVFSDAGLMKFWFPVTNMPRNGGDWPLVSDMVAENQRLIVFTSVKSKEQSEGIAYQWNYMFGDLDLLSSADGDGGRKTDNSASLIDMLQTCHGAAGNRWANFVAVDYYKKSEGGGAFQAVDMLNGKLLCGCDNVDSCVAGTSSQACSPH
- the LOC107471347 gene encoding receptor-like protein kinase FERONIA; amino-acid sequence: MNLKSYTYSITSAISTLLYVSFLFLSDLAISIEAYVPVDSFTVNCGSTGNFSDGERSWSGDTDSKFLTLQDTKTIVAQPATQPSPNKVPYTSARLSNSEFSYSFPVTAGRKFVRLFFYPASYAGFDRHNAFFTVKSEGFTLLKDFNASLNADASNSDTIFKEYIINVDDGQRINLTFTPNTSHPNSYAFVNGIEVVAMPSDLYFTEPSGQQVVFVGYPGVPYNMQNSSALQTDYRIKVGGNTITPKADTGMLRNWAGDDADYLRTPSALYMLSADETGKMNITVSPDYEAPIELYRTSRYMGKNGTLNQMINLTWEFPVDSGFTYMLRLHFCELDPNITKTGDRVFNIYIAGQLAEDRANVLRWSKQKGIAVQRDYAVTIPGTTQDKFNLSLQMHPSSFVWYSDPFLNGLEIFKISDPASNSLAGLNPNLSSVPGQPNPPKSTNSKSSNKATIIGVVVGAACGVVLLSAIAFFLLSRRNKPKTSVILKDSKSNNTSKWGPLSFATTKSTSTQKSSLPSDLCRHFSLVEIRAATNNFDDLFIVGAGGFGHVYKGYIDGGTTPVAIKRLKPGSQQGEHEFMNEIEMLSQLRHLHLVSLIGYCNESNEMILVYDFMDRGTLRDHLYNTENPSIKWKQRLQICIGAARGLHYLHTGAKHTIIHRDVKTTNILLDDKWVAKVSDFGLSRIGPTGNTKAHVSTVVKGSVGYLDPEYYKRQRLTEKSDVYSFGVVLFEILCARPPLIRTAEKKQVSLVDWARHCWNNGSLGQIVDPALKGSIAPECLRKFGEIAVSCLLDDGTLRPSMNDVVWMLEFALQLQESAEQRDRAIGIEVPDGDDEEDRAVEKREESDDMFSSGTSVGQVSDFNKSSGVSMMSSSGDNSYGKDTDKFLSGTVFSEIMDPKAR
- the LOC107471349 gene encoding PI-PLC X domain-containing protein At5g67130-like isoform X1: MGSLLFLLLVIFPLCNDAAADCSKGDCMLLHNCSSNDDCGAGLYCFSCTLGFSGSKCVRSSTTDQFKLINNSLPFNKYAYLTTHNAFAIDGEPSQTGVPRVTITNQEDSITHQLSNGVRGLMLDMYAFDGDVWLCHSSQGQCHDYTAFEPAIGTLKEIEAFLSANPSEIVTLILEDYVHTQNGLKKVFSDAGLMKFWFPVTNMPRNGGDWPLVSDMVAENQRLIVFTSVKSKEQSEGIAYQWNYMFGDLDLLSSADGDGGRKTGSCPNRAESSNLDDKSKSLVLVNYFHSVLLKPVTCSDNSASLIDMLQTCHGAAGNRWANFVAVDYYKKSEGGGAFQAVDMLNGKLLCGCDNVDSCVAGTSSQACSPH